The Kitasatospora sp. NBC_00374 genome has a segment encoding these proteins:
- a CDS encoding AAA family ATPase, with product MGELLLYSGPAGMGKTSVLHQVRRLAKLQPGCTVLFARGGERQRNEPFRVLRQLLLPVLGGLTEAESREVFGNWYGIVGPAIGLFPPSGELEPLDPQGVRDGLDFVLTQLAPRRAPLVMVIDDLHWADLESLTWLASFAVRSRELPVLLVLGYRDEFEEEARGLVQQIEGIAARRHELNPLNPGSVTHLVRAMFGDEADDAFARQVWAITAGTPYDIHILLREVRDQGLDPVEENAPRLRDLAAAARGQTLQYWLEKLGPNTLRFAWAAALLGTDIKQQLAATISAQGPDQADESLRRLRKHRVLTSSPNGRLEFVHPLIGTAIYLTMPPGTKTAMHGIAAAAIENSGGTLLAASRHLLETIPEGDFTIVRKLRKAAAEHLAIGAPEAAQRCLERALSEPPDEADRAEVIYELGCSALLTDPASTVNQLELALEVEDGLGPELRVDATFRLSEVLAHSGELVRAAQTCHDEALRTPPGPGRLRLQAAHFMWAAFQRDEEDGPDRSRRLKELSLTLGERDTAAERAVLAMRAWDYTLRGKPAAEAVALADEALDNGRLPVELGWTNTTWGFELPALIGLTLTYTDELARAEKLFSDAVLEFEIAGWSGAHRGFAYFLMGLVRFRRGFLPEAEDFLRRGLKISERIAPGLPLQWDIVGVLADTLLARGRTTEAWELAQRYHFRPPYHPTAMVLPDAPTLYGKLLLARGDTAGAAEAFTEVGARLDERGWHNTVWAPWAGHLAVALAPTDPDAARKYAEAAVDRARSFGSASAIGAALRLNAMISEGRRAVELLEEAVAQLGQSPAGYDHAHALVDLGAALRRVGRLTAAGEYLYQGMELAQHCGADGLVAKARTELAVSGLRPNRLRTLSKDALSQPEWDVAQLAVQGVPPQRIAEQLNIQLSLVHRRLAAVHRKAGAGPDGLAAALGLPDQEPGESD from the coding sequence ATCGGTGAGCTGCTGCTGTACTCCGGCCCGGCCGGCATGGGCAAGACCTCCGTGCTGCACCAGGTCCGCCGACTGGCCAAACTCCAGCCCGGCTGCACCGTGCTGTTCGCCCGCGGTGGCGAACGCCAGCGCAACGAGCCCTTCCGGGTGCTGCGCCAGCTGCTTCTGCCGGTGCTCGGCGGGCTGACCGAGGCCGAGAGCCGGGAGGTGTTCGGCAACTGGTACGGCATCGTCGGCCCCGCGATCGGCCTCTTCCCGCCCTCCGGCGAGCTGGAGCCCCTCGACCCGCAGGGTGTCCGGGACGGCCTGGACTTCGTCCTCACCCAGCTCGCCCCGCGCCGGGCGCCGCTGGTCATGGTCATCGACGACCTGCACTGGGCCGACCTGGAGTCGCTCACCTGGCTGGCCTCCTTCGCCGTCCGCTCCCGGGAACTCCCCGTCCTGCTGGTCCTCGGCTACCGCGACGAGTTCGAGGAGGAGGCCCGCGGCCTGGTCCAGCAGATCGAGGGAATCGCCGCCCGCCGACACGAGCTCAACCCGCTCAACCCCGGGTCGGTCACGCACCTGGTACGCGCCATGTTCGGCGACGAGGCCGACGACGCGTTCGCCCGCCAGGTCTGGGCGATCACCGCGGGCACCCCGTACGACATCCACATCCTGCTCCGCGAAGTCCGCGACCAGGGGCTCGACCCGGTCGAGGAGAACGCCCCGCGGCTGCGCGACCTGGCCGCCGCGGCCCGTGGACAGACCCTGCAGTACTGGCTGGAGAAGCTCGGGCCGAACACCCTGCGGTTCGCCTGGGCCGCCGCCCTGCTCGGCACCGACATCAAGCAGCAGCTGGCCGCCACCATCTCCGCCCAGGGCCCGGACCAGGCCGACGAGTCGCTGCGGCGGCTGCGCAAGCACCGCGTGCTCACCAGCAGCCCGAACGGACGGCTGGAGTTCGTCCACCCGCTGATCGGCACCGCCATCTACCTGACCATGCCGCCGGGCACCAAGACGGCCATGCACGGGATCGCCGCGGCCGCCATCGAGAACTCCGGCGGCACCCTGCTCGCCGCCTCCCGGCACCTGCTGGAGACCATCCCCGAGGGCGACTTCACGATCGTCCGCAAGCTGCGCAAGGCCGCCGCCGAACACCTCGCCATCGGCGCCCCCGAGGCCGCCCAGCGCTGTCTCGAACGCGCCCTCAGCGAACCGCCGGACGAGGCCGACCGCGCCGAGGTGATCTACGAGCTCGGCTGCTCCGCCCTGCTCACCGACCCGGCCTCCACCGTCAACCAGCTGGAACTCGCCCTGGAGGTGGAGGACGGCCTGGGCCCGGAGCTGCGGGTCGACGCCACCTTCCGTCTCTCCGAGGTGCTGGCGCACTCCGGCGAACTGGTCCGCGCCGCGCAGACCTGCCACGACGAGGCCCTGCGCACCCCGCCCGGGCCCGGCCGGCTCAGGCTGCAGGCCGCCCACTTCATGTGGGCCGCGTTCCAGCGCGACGAGGAGGACGGGCCGGACCGCTCCCGCCGGCTGAAGGAGCTCTCGCTGACCCTCGGCGAGCGCGACACCGCCGCCGAGCGCGCCGTCCTCGCCATGCGCGCCTGGGACTACACCCTGCGCGGAAAGCCCGCCGCGGAGGCCGTCGCCCTCGCCGACGAGGCCCTCGACAACGGCCGCCTGCCCGTCGAACTCGGCTGGACCAACACCACCTGGGGCTTCGAACTCCCCGCCCTGATCGGCCTCACCCTCACCTACACCGACGAACTCGCCCGCGCGGAGAAGCTGTTCTCCGACGCCGTCCTGGAGTTCGAGATCGCGGGATGGAGCGGCGCCCACCGCGGCTTCGCCTACTTCCTGATGGGCCTGGTCAGGTTCCGCCGCGGCTTCCTGCCGGAGGCGGAGGACTTCCTGCGCCGGGGCCTGAAGATCTCCGAACGGATCGCCCCCGGCCTCCCGCTGCAGTGGGACATCGTCGGCGTCCTCGCCGACACCCTGCTCGCCCGCGGCCGCACCACCGAGGCCTGGGAACTCGCCCAGCGCTACCACTTCCGGCCGCCGTACCACCCCACCGCCATGGTGCTGCCCGACGCACCCACCCTGTACGGCAAGCTGCTGCTCGCCCGGGGCGACACCGCGGGCGCCGCCGAGGCCTTCACCGAGGTCGGCGCCAGGCTGGACGAGCGCGGCTGGCACAACACCGTCTGGGCCCCGTGGGCCGGCCACCTCGCCGTGGCACTCGCCCCCACCGACCCGGACGCGGCCCGCAAGTACGCCGAGGCCGCGGTCGACCGGGCCCGGAGCTTCGGCTCCGCGTCGGCGATCGGCGCCGCCCTGCGACTGAACGCGATGATCAGCGAGGGCCGGCGCGCCGTCGAACTGCTGGAGGAGGCTGTCGCCCAGCTCGGTCAGTCCCCGGCCGGCTACGACCACGCGCACGCCCTGGTCGACCTCGGCGCGGCCCTGCGCCGGGTCGGCCGGCTGACCGCCGCCGGCGAGTACCTCTACCAGGGCATGGAACTCGCCCAGCACTGCGGCGCCGACGGGCTGGTCGCCAAGGCCCGTACCGAACTCGCCGTCTCCGGCCTGCGGCCCAACCGGCTGCGCACCCTCAGCAAGGACGCGCTCAGCCAGCCCGAGTGGGACGTCGCCCAGCTCGCCGTCCAGGGCGTGCCGCCGCAGCGCATCGCCGAGCAGCTGAACATCCAGCTCAGCCTGGTGCACCGCCGCCTCGCCGCCGTCCACCGCAAGGCCGGGGCCGGCCCCGACGGCCTGGCGGCCGCCCTCGGCCTGCCCGACCAGGAGCCGGGCGAGAGCGACTGA
- a CDS encoding helix-turn-helix transcriptional regulator yields MESSDPGVHRALAAPARRVLLAALTEAAEPLDSRRLAELTGQHVTTVRHHLTALVEAGLVRVHRDEATAGPGRPRLLYTAVPAREQLAAYQELVEVLALGYGTDPGARAERAERAGREWGAAARPQDEVPLVARVMAEAERWGFEPELRADGTEVALHGCPFLRNAERHPEVVCAVHQGLLDALAERAGVPGALRLHPFAGPRVCTVSLVVRED; encoded by the coding sequence GTGGAGAGTTCCGACCCCGGTGTGCACAGAGCGCTCGCGGCCCCCGCGCGGCGGGTGTTGCTGGCGGCGCTGACCGAGGCGGCCGAGCCACTGGACAGCCGGCGCCTCGCCGAGCTGACGGGCCAGCACGTCACCACCGTGCGCCACCACCTGACCGCCCTGGTGGAGGCCGGGCTGGTCCGGGTGCACCGGGACGAGGCGACGGCCGGCCCGGGCAGGCCCCGGCTGCTGTACACGGCGGTGCCGGCCCGGGAGCAGCTGGCGGCCTACCAGGAGCTGGTCGAGGTGCTCGCGCTGGGTTACGGCACGGACCCCGGCGCCCGGGCCGAGCGGGCCGAGCGGGCCGGCCGTGAGTGGGGCGCGGCGGCCCGGCCGCAGGACGAGGTGCCCCTGGTGGCCCGGGTGATGGCGGAGGCGGAGCGCTGGGGCTTCGAGCCGGAGCTGCGGGCCGACGGCACCGAGGTGGCGCTGCACGGCTGTCCGTTCCTGCGCAACGCGGAGCGTCACCCGGAGGTGGTCTGCGCCGTCCACCAGGGTCTGCTGGACGCGCTGGCGGAGCGGGCCGGGGTGCCCGGCGCGCTCCGCCTGCACCCGTTCGCCGGGCCGCGGGTCTGCACCGTCTCGCTGGTCGTGCGGGAGGACTGA
- a CDS encoding aldehyde dehydrogenase family protein — protein MTVYQPPGRPGAVVEFRGRYEHWIDGEWRAPARGQYFENPTPVTGEVFCEVARGTAEDIEAALDAAHAAAPAWGRTSPAERAQVLLRLADRMEQNLEALAVAESWDNGKPVRETLAADLPLAVDHLRYFAGALRAQEGALSQLDEDTVAYHFHEPLGVVGQIIPWNFPILMAVWKLAPALAAGNTVVLKPAEQTPASIMLLMELTADLLPPGVVNVVNGFGVEAGKPLASSPRIRKIAFTGETTTGRLIMQYASANLIPVSLELGGKSPNLFFADVAARRDAFYDKALEGFAMFALNQGEVCTCPSRALIESSIYDGFLGDGLERVRAMRQGNPLDTDTMVGAQASNDQLEKILSYVEIGQAEGAKILIGGERVELPGELAGGYYVAPTVFEGHNRMRIFQEEIFGPVVAVARFDGFEDGIETANDTLYGLGAGVWSRDGSTAYRAGRAIQAGRVWTNSYHLYPAHAAFGGYKNSGIGRETHKMMLEHYQQTKNLLVSYSPQAMGFF, from the coding sequence TTGACGGTCTACCAGCCCCCCGGCCGACCCGGCGCCGTGGTCGAGTTCCGCGGCCGGTACGAACACTGGATCGACGGCGAGTGGCGGGCCCCCGCCCGCGGCCAGTACTTCGAGAACCCCACCCCGGTGACCGGAGAGGTCTTCTGCGAGGTGGCCCGGGGCACCGCCGAGGACATCGAGGCCGCCCTGGACGCCGCCCACGCGGCCGCCCCCGCCTGGGGCCGCACCTCCCCCGCCGAGCGAGCCCAGGTCCTGCTGCGGCTCGCCGACCGGATGGAGCAGAACCTGGAGGCGCTGGCCGTCGCCGAGAGCTGGGACAACGGCAAGCCGGTCCGCGAGACGCTGGCGGCCGACCTGCCGCTGGCCGTCGACCACCTGCGCTACTTCGCGGGCGCGCTGCGGGCCCAGGAGGGCGCGCTGTCCCAGCTCGACGAGGACACCGTCGCCTACCACTTCCACGAGCCGCTGGGCGTGGTCGGCCAGATCATCCCCTGGAACTTCCCGATCCTGATGGCCGTCTGGAAGCTCGCCCCGGCCCTCGCGGCCGGCAACACGGTGGTGCTGAAGCCGGCCGAGCAGACCCCCGCCTCGATCATGCTGCTGATGGAGCTGACGGCGGACCTGCTGCCGCCGGGTGTGGTCAACGTGGTCAACGGCTTCGGGGTGGAGGCCGGCAAGCCGCTCGCCTCCAGCCCCCGGATCCGCAAGATCGCTTTCACCGGCGAGACCACCACCGGCCGGCTGATCATGCAGTACGCCAGCGCCAACCTGATCCCGGTCTCGCTGGAGCTCGGCGGCAAGAGCCCCAACCTGTTCTTCGCCGACGTCGCGGCGCGGCGGGACGCCTTCTACGACAAGGCGCTGGAGGGCTTCGCGATGTTCGCCCTCAACCAGGGCGAGGTGTGCACCTGTCCGAGCCGGGCGCTGATCGAGTCGTCGATCTACGACGGCTTCCTCGGCGACGGGCTGGAGCGGGTCCGGGCGATGCGCCAGGGAAACCCGCTGGACACCGACACGATGGTCGGCGCGCAGGCGAGCAACGACCAGCTGGAGAAGATCCTCTCCTACGTCGAGATCGGCCAGGCCGAGGGCGCCAAGATCCTGATAGGCGGCGAACGGGTCGAGCTCCCCGGCGAGTTGGCCGGCGGCTACTACGTGGCACCGACGGTCTTCGAGGGCCACAACCGGATGCGGATCTTCCAGGAGGAGATCTTCGGCCCGGTGGTCGCGGTGGCTCGCTTCGACGGGTTCGAGGACGGCATCGAGACCGCCAACGACACCCTGTACGGGCTCGGCGCGGGCGTGTGGTCCCGGGACGGCTCCACCGCCTACCGGGCCGGGCGGGCGATCCAGGCCGGCCGGGTGTGGACCAACAGCTACCACCTGTACCCGGCGCACGCTGCGTTCGGCGGGTACAAGAACTCGGGCATCGGCCGGGAGACCCACAAGATGATGCTGGAGCACTACCAGCAGACCAAGAACCTGCTGGTCAGCTACTCGCCGCAGGCGATGGGCTTCTTCTAG
- a CDS encoding DUF6325 family protein: MGPAELLVLTFPQATITAETAAALAALRIAGDIRVIDSLVVTRHADGEATYGELADFEHLKAVAANAGGELPLIGPEDAQEAAELLEPGSVALLVLIEHVWAQAAAEALRAVGGRIASGVRIPPENIEEAVRAAEARVAAEK, encoded by the coding sequence ATGGGGCCGGCCGAACTGCTCGTCCTGACGTTCCCGCAGGCGACCATCACGGCCGAGACCGCCGCCGCGCTCGCGGCCCTGCGCATCGCCGGGGACATCAGGGTGATCGACTCCCTGGTCGTCACCCGGCACGCCGACGGCGAGGCCACCTACGGCGAGCTCGCCGACTTCGAGCACCTCAAGGCGGTGGCCGCGAACGCCGGCGGCGAGCTGCCGCTGATCGGCCCCGAGGACGCCCAGGAGGCCGCCGAACTGCTGGAGCCGGGCTCGGTCGCGCTGCTGGTCCTGATCGAGCACGTCTGGGCGCAGGCCGCCGCCGAGGCGCTGCGCGCCGTGGGCGGGCGGATCGCCTCGGGTGTGCGCATCCCGCCCGAGAACATCGAGGAAGCCGTCCGCGCCGCCGAGGCGCGTGTGGCGGCGGAGAAGTGA
- a CDS encoding globin domain-containing protein, with amino-acid sequence MLSRESTATVRATLPAVGAAIGEITKLFYARMFADHPALERDLFNRGNQAGGAQQQALAGAIAGYATLLVQQPQEGSAGPLLARIAHKHASLGITREQYETVHTYLFAAIVEVLGEAVTPEVAAAWDEVYWLMAGELIALEARLYREAGVEEGRVWQEMAVLSRREESRDAVSFTLRPADGSAAPAFRPGQYVSVAVHLPDGARQIRQYSLSAAPGQAQWRITVKRVRGGQGPDGEVSNHLHEHLRAGDRLTVSRPFGDLTLEEGEGPLLLASAGIGCTPITGMLEHLARTGSTRRVVAVHADRSPADHAHAEQLADLVGTLPEAELHRWYEQPAGASGARTGLADLAQVELPAGLTAYLCGPLPFMRTARTELLRRGVPAASIRYEVFGPDLWLASV; translated from the coding sequence GTGCTCTCCCGCGAGTCGACCGCGACCGTCCGCGCCACGCTGCCCGCCGTCGGAGCCGCGATCGGAGAGATCACCAAGCTCTTCTACGCCCGGATGTTCGCCGACCACCCCGCGCTCGAACGCGACCTGTTCAACCGCGGCAACCAGGCCGGCGGCGCCCAGCAGCAGGCCCTGGCCGGCGCCATCGCCGGGTACGCCACGCTGCTGGTCCAGCAGCCGCAGGAGGGCTCCGCCGGCCCGCTGCTGGCCCGGATCGCGCACAAGCACGCCTCGCTCGGCATCACCCGTGAGCAGTACGAGACCGTCCACACCTACCTGTTCGCCGCGATCGTCGAGGTGCTCGGCGAGGCCGTGACCCCCGAGGTCGCGGCGGCCTGGGACGAGGTCTACTGGCTGATGGCCGGCGAGCTGATCGCCCTGGAGGCCCGCCTCTACCGCGAGGCCGGCGTCGAGGAGGGCCGGGTCTGGCAGGAGATGGCCGTGCTCTCCCGCCGCGAGGAGTCCCGCGACGCGGTGTCCTTCACGCTCCGCCCCGCCGACGGCTCCGCCGCACCCGCCTTCCGCCCCGGCCAGTACGTCAGCGTGGCCGTCCACCTCCCGGACGGTGCCCGGCAGATACGCCAGTACAGCCTGTCCGCGGCCCCCGGCCAGGCGCAGTGGCGGATCACCGTGAAGCGGGTGCGCGGCGGACAGGGCCCCGACGGCGAGGTCTCCAACCACCTGCACGAGCACCTGCGGGCCGGCGACCGCCTCACCGTCTCCCGCCCGTTCGGCGACCTCACCCTGGAGGAGGGCGAGGGCCCGCTGCTGCTCGCCTCCGCCGGCATCGGCTGCACGCCGATCACCGGGATGCTGGAACACCTCGCCCGGACCGGGTCGACCCGCCGGGTGGTCGCCGTGCACGCCGACCGCTCCCCCGCCGACCACGCCCACGCCGAGCAGCTCGCGGACCTGGTCGGCACCCTCCCCGAGGCGGAGCTGCACCGCTGGTACGAGCAGCCGGCCGGCGCCTCCGGCGCCCGGACCGGCCTGGCCGACCTCGCCCAGGTCGAGCTGCCCGCGGGCCTCACCGCGTACCTGTGCGGCCCGCTGCCGTTCATGCGCACCGCCCGGACCGAGCTGCTGCGCCGCGGTGTGCCGGCCGCCTCGATCCGCTACGAGGTGTTCGGGCCCGACCTGTGGCTGGCGTCCGTCTGA
- a CDS encoding nuclear transport factor 2 family protein, translating to MTIPVDKLSQPAVRSLVAAINAGDREAFIAALTPDATMSDDGSDRDLADWIDREVFSSRGHMDVQTEKAGGLALVANFRNDAWGEMRTAWRFTVEGGKISRFDTGQA from the coding sequence ATGACCATCCCCGTCGACAAGCTGTCCCAGCCCGCCGTCCGCAGCCTGGTCGCCGCGATCAACGCCGGCGACCGGGAGGCCTTCATCGCCGCACTCACCCCGGACGCCACCATGTCGGACGACGGCTCGGACCGGGACCTCGCCGACTGGATCGACCGGGAGGTGTTCTCCTCCCGGGGCCACATGGACGTCCAGACCGAGAAGGCCGGCGGGCTCGCGCTGGTCGCGAACTTCCGCAACGACGCCTGGGGCGAGATGCGCACCGCCTGGCGCTTCACCGTCGAGGGCGGGAAGATCAGCCGCTTCGACACCGGTCAGGCCTGA
- a CDS encoding aldose epimerase family protein produces the protein MAAQATEVRHEPFEPSGAGAAIERWTLSCGPLQASVLNLGATLHTLTAPDRSGTPAQILLSTDELDAVLGPARHFGATVGRYANRIAGSRITLDGVEHPLLPTGHGVTLHGGPDGFANRMWEAEQIPDGVRLHLHSPGGDQGFPGSLDVTVSYTLTADRLTIGYHAVTTRPTVVNLTNHAYVNLAGEGSGDILGHLLTLDADSYTPVDDRQIPFGPYEPVAGTPFDFTAARPVGKGIDDDHPQLRGSRGYDHNWVLRERPADGTPARAALLEDPGSGRTLEVLTTEPGIQIYTANHFEGAVTGAGGTPYRRYAGIALETQHHPDSPHQPSYPSTELRPGEEFRSTTVLRLGTA, from the coding sequence ATGGCGGCGCAGGCCACCGAGGTACGACACGAGCCCTTCGAACCCAGCGGGGCGGGCGCGGCCATCGAGCGTTGGACCCTGAGCTGCGGCCCACTGCAGGCGAGCGTGCTCAACCTCGGCGCCACCCTGCACACCCTCACCGCCCCCGACCGCTCCGGCACCCCGGCCCAGATCCTGCTCAGCACCGACGAGCTGGACGCCGTGCTCGGCCCCGCGCGGCACTTCGGCGCCACCGTCGGCCGGTACGCCAACCGGATCGCCGGCAGCCGGATCACCCTCGACGGCGTGGAGCACCCGCTGCTCCCGACCGGCCACGGCGTCACCCTGCACGGCGGCCCGGACGGCTTCGCCAACCGGATGTGGGAGGCCGAACAGATCCCCGACGGTGTCCGCCTGCACCTGCACAGCCCCGGCGGCGACCAGGGCTTCCCCGGCAGCCTGGACGTCACCGTCTCCTACACCCTCACCGCGGACCGGCTGACCATCGGGTACCACGCCGTCACCACCCGCCCCACCGTGGTCAACCTGACCAACCACGCCTACGTCAACCTCGCCGGCGAGGGCAGCGGCGACATCCTCGGCCACCTGCTGACCCTGGACGCCGACTCCTACACCCCGGTCGACGACCGGCAGATCCCCTTCGGCCCGTACGAGCCGGTGGCCGGCACCCCGTTCGACTTCACCGCCGCACGCCCGGTCGGCAAGGGGATCGACGACGACCACCCGCAGCTGCGCGGCTCGCGCGGCTACGACCACAACTGGGTGCTGCGCGAGCGCCCCGCCGACGGCACCCCGGCCCGGGCCGCGCTGCTGGAGGACCCAGGCAGCGGCCGCACCCTCGAGGTGCTCACCACCGAGCCCGGCATCCAGATCTACACGGCCAACCACTTCGAGGGCGCGGTCACCGGCGCCGGCGGCACCCCCTACCGCCGGTACGCGGGCATCGCCCTGGAGACCCAGCACCACCCGGACTCCCCGCACCAGCCGTCCTACCCCTCGACCGAGCTGCGGCCCGGCGAGGAGTTCCGTTCCACCACCGTGCTGCGCCTCGGTACCGCCTGA
- a CDS encoding DUF779 domain-containing protein → MPPADRSQVAVTAAAADLLRELGAEHGPLMFHQSGGCCDGSAPMCYPAGEFLTSAADHLVGTLAVDGLAPVEVWMARDQYAYWSHTHLTIDVVPGRGSGFSLEAPTGRRFLVRSRLLTDEEARALGR, encoded by the coding sequence ATGCCGCCCGCCGACCGCTCCCAGGTGGCCGTGACCGCGGCCGCGGCCGATCTGCTGCGCGAACTCGGCGCCGAGCACGGTCCGTTGATGTTCCACCAGTCGGGCGGGTGCTGCGACGGATCGGCGCCGATGTGCTACCCGGCCGGCGAGTTCCTCACCTCCGCCGCCGACCACCTGGTCGGCACGCTCGCGGTGGACGGGCTCGCGCCGGTCGAGGTCTGGATGGCCCGCGACCAGTACGCGTACTGGTCGCACACCCATCTGACCATCGACGTGGTGCCCGGCCGCGGCAGCGGCTTCTCCCTGGAGGCGCCCACCGGCCGGCGCTTCCTGGTCCGCTCGCGGCTGCTGACGGACGAGGAGGCGCGCGCCCTCGGGCGGTGA